Sequence from the Candidatus Cetobacterium colombiensis genome:
AAGAAACGTAGTAAGCACCATTAGGCTCTTGGCTAATAGTAGCTGATTTAATTACATAATTTTGAGGTATATCTCTATGAAGTTTAATTTTAAGTAAACCTAGCTTTGGGAGTTTTAAATAACTACCTTCAACTCTGATATTATTACTTGTAGATACTGTATTGTACGATTTTCTAGTTGATTTTTTAGATTTAAATTTAGGAAATGCTGTACGCTTTTGAAAGAAATTCTTATATGCAGTTTCTAAATTTTTAAGTGCTTGTTGTAATGCAATAGAATCAACCTCTTTTAAGAATAGTAATTCATTTTTAAGTAGAGGGAGTTCTTTAGCTTGAGTATTGTAAGTTACAGATTTTTTTTCTATCTCATACAATTCTTTTCTCTGAGCTAAGAATCTATTATATACAAGTCTAGCACAACCAAAAGTTGCATTAATTGTATTGGCTTGAATTTCATTAGGATAGATTCTATATTTAAAAGCTAAATTATATGTCTTCATAGTTTTTCACCTCCATTTTTTAAATTTTATTATTATTGTATTATA
This genomic interval carries:
- a CDS encoding RNA-guided endonuclease TnpB family protein — its product is MKTYNLAFKYRIYPNEIQANTINATFGCARLVYNRFLAQRKELYEIEKKSVTYNTQAKELPLLKNELLFLKEVDSIALQQALKNLETAYKNFFQKRTAFPKFKSKKSTRKSYNTVSTSNNIRVEGSYLKLPKLGLLKIKLHRDIPQNYVIKSATISQEPNGAYYVSLLTEFEKDIKEVPSDNNIVGLDFSMSELFVSSENQRADYPRF